CCCCagggatcccccaaaccccccgaaatcccacccaaacaccccaggacccccaaatcccacccagacaaccccaaacacccccaaacatccccaaatcccccccaaatgaCCCCCTAAACACCCCCAGgactccccaaatcctccccaaacccccctaaATGCCCCCAAACGCCCTCCAGGACTCTCTGGGACCCCCAAGGACGCCCtcaaatgcccccaaacacaccccGGAtcctctgggacccccaaaatcctccccaaatccccctcaaaacCCCtcccaggacactctgggaccccCACCTAACACCCCAAGGTCCCCCTCAAATGCCCTCCAGGATGCGCCAGGACCCCCAAAGTCCCTTCAAATCCCCTGAAACCCTTCCAGgacaccccaaactccccccaggatcccccaaatcccacccaaacacccccaaatccacccaaatcccacccaaacaccccaaaacccctcccagaACCCTCTGGGACCCCAAAGGACCCCCTCAAATCCCctccaggatgctctgggacccCCCCAAGACACTGCAAGGACTCCCTCAAATCCCCATTTATCACcctggaccccccaaaatcctccccaaacacCTCCAGGgccacctgggacccccaaaatcctcccaaaatcccccaaaacccctccagaactccctcaaatccccccaaatcctccccaaacgCCCTGTTATTcactcagggagggctggggagcctcagggacccccccaaacccccgtgGGACCCCCCCCAAATGCCCACCTTGGTGTGGTGGGTGTCGGCGCTCCAGATGTAGGAGCAGGGCCCCGAACCCTTCCAGGattccccaaactccccccaggatcccccaaatcccacccaaacacccccaaatcccacccaaatcccacccaaacacccccaaatcccacccaaacacccccaaatcccacccaaacacccccaaacacccccaaatcccacccaacacccccaaatcccacccagacccccccaaatcccacccaaacacccccaaatcccacccaaatcccacccagacccccccaaatcccacccggaccccccaaatcccacccaaacacccccaaacacccccaaattccacccagacccccccaaatcatgcccaaacacccccaaacaccccaaatcccacccaaacacccccaaacacccccaaatcccacccaaatcccacccaaacacccccaaatcccacccagacccccccaaatcccacccagacccccccaaatcccacccaaacaccccaaatcccacccaaatcccacccagacgcccccaaatcccacccaaacacccccaaatcccaccaaatcccacccaaacaccccaaaacccctcccaggaccctctgggaccCCAAAGGACCCCCCCCAAATGCCCACCTTGGTGTGGTGGGTGTCGGCGCTCCAGATGTAGGAGCAGGGCCCCCCGCAGAAGTTGGCCATGTACCCCCGGGGCTCGTGGATCCACTTCCACTCCAGGTCCCGGCGGAAATCGATGTACAAGGGAcggacacagcagctctgctcctcggGGCTGCCacatttgggggtcccagggtcagaaatgggggtttggggggcatttgggggggtctcagggtgataa
This sequence is a window from Melospiza melodia melodia isolate bMelMel2 unplaced genomic scaffold, bMelMel2.pri scaffold_200, whole genome shotgun sequence. Protein-coding genes within it:
- the LOC134433545 gene encoding transforming growth factor beta-1 proprotein-like; this translates as SDPGTPKCGSPEEQSCCVRPLYIDFRRDLEWKWIHEPRGYMANFCGGPCSYIWSADTHHTKVLALYNLHNPGASAAPCCVPQSLEPLPIVYYVGRKARVEQLSGMVVSACKCS